From one Thamnophis elegans isolate rThaEle1 chromosome 7, rThaEle1.pri, whole genome shotgun sequence genomic stretch:
- the MYF6 gene encoding myogenic factor 6: MMDLFESGSYFFYLDGENGVLQSLDMAEGSPLYPGSDSTLSPSSCQDQLAPEPGGGGGGGDSDSSGEEQHVLAPPGFQPLHCPGQCLIWACKTCKKKAAPTDRRKAATLRERRRLKKINEAFEALKRRTVANPNQRLPKVEILRSAISYIERLQELLQRLDQQDKGQELLLPVGEGSAGDSGAFGFGGPKRGNMATPDYLSTCSSAWPSGSDHSRTLPISAKEGGTPVDSSASSSLRCLSSIVNSISSEDRKVPNGEEMVEK, from the exons ATGATGGACCTTTTCGAATCCGGCTCCTACTTCTTCTACCTGGACGGCGAGAATGGAGTCCTGCAGAGCTTGGACATGGCCGAGGGGTCGCCGCTCTACCCGGGCAGCGACAGCACCCTGTCGCCCTCCTCGTGCCAGGACCAGCTGGCCCCGGagcccggcggcggcggcggcggcggcgacagCGACAGCAGCGGCGAGGAGCAGCACGTGTTGGCGCCGCCGGGCTTCCAGCCGCTGCACTGCCCGGGCCAGTGCCTGATCTGGGCCTGCAAGACGTGCAAGAAGAAAGCGGCGCCCACCGACCGGCGCAAGGCGGCCACGCTGCGCGAGAGGAGGCGCCTGAAGAAGATCAACGAGGCCTTCGAGGCCCTCAAGAGGCGGACGGTGGCCAACCCCAACCAGCGGCTGCCCAAGGTGGAGATCCTGCGCAGCGCCATCAGCTACATCGAGCGGCTGCAGGAGCTGCTCCAGCGCCTCGACCAACAGGACAAAGGCCAGGAGCTGCTCCTGCCCGTTGGCGAGGGAAGCGCCGGGGACAGCGGCGCTTTCGGCTTCGGCGGCCCCAAGCGCGGAAAC aTGGCTACACCCGACTACTTGAGCACCTGCAGCTCCGCCTGGCCGAGCGGCTCTGACCATTCCCGGACGCTGCCGATCAGCGCCAAGGAAG GAGGGACTCCCGTGGATTCTTCAGCCTCGAGCAGCCTCCGCTGCCTTTCCTCTATCGTGAACAGTATCTCTTCCGAAGATCGCAAAGTTCCCAACGGGGAAGAAATGGTGGAAAAGTAG